From Echinicola soli, a single genomic window includes:
- a CDS encoding SDR family oxidoreductase — translation MALNTQKINKPSLLITGANGLLGQKLVKRLLEKGTFNVIATGRGTCRLPSEWEGFTYASMDITNKENVLDVFQKYTPEVVIHGAAMTNVDECETSQEACYQQNVAAVGNIIVASEKCSSFLVHVSTDFIFDGEEGPYSEDAVPRPVNYYGETKLQAEALIQQSSLNWGIARTVLVYGISHDMSRSNIVLWVKKSLEDGKELQLVDDQLRTPTLAEDLAEGCILMAEQRAKGVFNISGDELLTPYDMAVQTAEFFKLDKTKINKTDSSAFRQTAKRPMKTGFIVQKAKDQLNFKPKSFTEGIEILAKQLNLAN, via the coding sequence ATGGCTTTGAATACCCAGAAGATAAATAAACCGAGCCTGTTGATTACCGGCGCAAACGGCTTGTTGGGTCAAAAGCTGGTGAAGCGTTTGCTCGAAAAAGGAACTTTCAATGTGATCGCTACAGGCAGAGGAACCTGTAGATTACCCAGTGAATGGGAAGGGTTTACCTATGCTTCCATGGATATCACCAATAAGGAAAATGTCCTGGATGTTTTTCAGAAGTATACACCTGAAGTGGTGATCCATGGTGCCGCCATGACCAATGTCGATGAATGCGAGACTTCCCAAGAAGCTTGTTATCAGCAGAATGTTGCGGCGGTTGGGAATATCATTGTAGCGTCAGAGAAATGCAGTAGCTTCCTGGTTCATGTGTCCACCGATTTTATCTTTGATGGTGAGGAGGGACCATATTCTGAAGATGCAGTTCCTCGTCCTGTCAACTATTATGGAGAGACCAAGCTGCAAGCAGAGGCGTTGATTCAGCAATCATCCTTAAATTGGGGGATTGCCCGGACAGTGCTGGTTTATGGAATTTCCCATGATATGAGTCGATCCAATATTGTGCTTTGGGTCAAAAAGTCCCTTGAGGACGGAAAAGAACTTCAGCTGGTAGATGATCAGCTGCGGACGCCTACGCTGGCGGAGGACTTGGCGGAGGGCTGTATTCTAATGGCCGAGCAAAGAGCAAAGGGTGTTTTTAACATTTCTGGAGACGAACTGCTGACGCCGTATGATATGGCTGTTCAGACAGCCGAATTCTTTAAATTGGACAAAACCAAGATCAATAAAACGGACTCAAGTGCTTTTCGCCAGACCGCAAAAAGACCCATGAAAACGGGGTTTATCGTTCAAAAAGCTAAAGATCAGTTGAATTTTAAACCAAAAAGTTTTACAGAAGGAATTGAAATTCTAGCAAAACAGCTTAATTTAGCCAATTGA
- the rimK gene encoding 30S ribosomal protein S6--L-glutamate ligase: protein MRIAVLSRNPNLYSTRRLREAIVAAGHEALIIDHSLCDLVIEQEGPSIFYRGEKLSNIDAIIPRIGASVTFYGTAVVRQFELMGVISAVESQAIVRSRDKLRSLQILSREGLGMPKTAFTNFSKGGEKQLIDQVGGAPLIIKLLEGTQGLGVVLAETRKAGQSVIEAFHGLKARIIVQEFIKEAKGADIRAFIVNGKVVGAMKRQGEEGEFRSNLHRGGKATVIKLSALERKAALGAAKALGLAVAGVDMLQSSRGPLILEVNSSPGLEGIEKATGVNIAGKIIQYIEETANKKLSKRKIKD from the coding sequence ATGAGAATAGCCGTACTTTCCCGAAATCCAAACCTATACTCTACACGCAGATTACGTGAAGCGATCGTCGCCGCAGGTCACGAAGCGCTTATCATTGACCATTCTCTTTGTGATCTGGTGATTGAGCAGGAAGGGCCTTCCATCTTTTACAGGGGTGAAAAATTGTCCAATATCGATGCGATCATTCCGAGAATTGGCGCGTCTGTGACATTTTATGGAACGGCGGTGGTCCGCCAGTTTGAGCTGATGGGCGTCATATCTGCCGTGGAGTCACAGGCCATTGTCCGGAGCAGGGATAAGTTACGTAGCTTACAAATTCTCTCCCGCGAAGGATTGGGGATGCCCAAAACGGCTTTTACGAATTTTTCCAAGGGAGGAGAAAAACAACTCATCGATCAAGTAGGCGGAGCCCCATTGATCATAAAGCTGCTGGAAGGCACGCAGGGATTGGGGGTGGTACTTGCCGAAACACGCAAAGCGGGCCAGTCTGTAATCGAAGCCTTCCACGGGCTCAAGGCGCGGATCATCGTACAGGAATTTATCAAAGAAGCCAAGGGAGCCGATATCAGGGCCTTTATAGTGAACGGCAAAGTAGTGGGAGCCATGAAGCGCCAAGGGGAAGAAGGAGAATTCCGCTCTAACCTGCACCGCGGAGGCAAGGCCACTGTTATAAAGCTGTCGGCTTTAGAACGGAAAGCTGCATTGGGCGCTGCCAAGGCCCTTGGGCTAGCCGTGGCCGGAGTGGATATGCTACAGTCTTCGCGAGGCCCTTTGATCCTGGAGGTGAACAGTTCTCCGGGATTGGAAGGTATCGAGAAGGCTACAGGAGTAAATATTGCAGGCAAAATCATTCAATACATTGAAGAAACTGCCAATAAAAAATTATCGAAAAGAAAAATCAAAGATTAA
- the hemC gene encoding hydroxymethylbilane synthase: MQPIRIGTRGSKLALFQAHHIADLLQAQGLETEIVTITTKGDKILDVAISKIGSKGVFTEELEEQLASGDVDIAVHSAKDMPSSLPDGFELISFTKREKVNDIILSHREDIDYKNPEKPLLLGTSSTRRVATLKHYYPHIKTVEVRGNLQTRIQKMESGACDALLLAYAGAHRMGYDDLIRHELSLDEFTPAVGQGSIAVEACDRLDIELRKQIVAATHHTETGYRLRAERSFLKILEGGCSIPVFCLATYRSGQVEMTGGVVSLDGKERIQHQVSGPAEEAEMVGRNLAEKVIQSGGDRILKEIKQQLNT; the protein is encoded by the coding sequence ATGCAGCCTATACGAATAGGAACACGGGGCAGTAAGCTAGCCCTTTTTCAGGCACATCATATTGCCGACCTTTTACAGGCCCAGGGCCTAGAAACAGAAATCGTTACCATCACTACCAAAGGGGACAAGATACTGGATGTGGCGATCTCCAAAATCGGCAGCAAAGGGGTGTTTACCGAAGAACTAGAGGAGCAGCTTGCCAGTGGAGATGTGGACATTGCCGTTCATAGTGCCAAGGATATGCCTTCCTCATTGCCGGATGGTTTTGAACTCATTTCCTTTACCAAGCGGGAAAAAGTAAATGACATTATTTTGAGCCATCGCGAAGATATTGACTACAAAAATCCAGAAAAACCCTTGCTTTTGGGGACCTCTTCTACCCGAAGGGTGGCTACGCTCAAACACTATTATCCTCACATCAAAACCGTGGAGGTGCGGGGAAATCTACAGACACGCATTCAAAAGATGGAATCAGGAGCCTGTGATGCCTTACTCCTGGCCTATGCCGGTGCGCACAGGATGGGGTATGATGACCTGATCCGCCATGAGCTTTCATTGGATGAATTCACCCCTGCTGTGGGGCAGGGGAGCATTGCTGTGGAAGCCTGCGATAGATTGGATATTGAGCTTAGAAAGCAGATCGTGGCTGCGACCCATCACACGGAAACTGGGTATCGCCTGCGTGCAGAAAGAAGCTTTTTGAAGATCTTGGAAGGGGGATGTAGTATTCCTGTGTTTTGTCTTGCTACCTATAGATCAGGACAGGTAGAAATGACAGGTGGAGTGGTTAGTCTGGATGGCAAAGAACGCATCCAGCATCAGGTTTCCGGTCCTGCCGAGGAGGCTGAAATGGTAGGGAGAAACTTGGCGGAAAAGGTGATCCAGTCAGGGGGAGATCGCATTTTGAAAGAGATTAAACAGCAACTTAACACGTAA
- a CDS encoding type B 50S ribosomal protein L31 — translation MKKDIHPNYREVVFYDTSSEYKFLTKSTIETDETITWEDGNEYPLYKVEVSSNSHPFYTGKKMLLDTAGRVEKFNRRYKKK, via the coding sequence ATGAAAAAAGACATTCATCCAAACTACAGAGAGGTTGTTTTCTATGACACTTCCAGTGAATATAAGTTCCTTACCAAATCTACGATCGAAACTGACGAGACGATCACCTGGGAAGATGGAAACGAATATCCTCTTTATAAAGTGGAAGTGAGCTCTAACTCTCACCCTTTCTACACCGGTAAGAAAATGCTTCTTGATACCGCCGGTCGTGTGGAGAAATTCAACAGAAGATACAAAAAGAAATAA
- a CDS encoding peptidylprolyl isomerase, which produces MKVHFFGLALLLSLLISCSSQKDSLIKIHTRHGDIYAILYDETPKHKENFIKLAESGRFDSTEFHRVIDNFMIQGGDVFTKEGLPESAWYTIPAELDKGYLHEKGAIAAARQSDNVNPEKRSSGCQFYIVEGRTYTEEELTTDVKKLQRQFMKFISLESQRTLAEQYAKLYEEGKYEEMTKLMLSKKEEMEDFLHVNLSKKMDDASKETFTTVGGTPHLDEGGYTVFGKVIRGMDVVEKIATEKTAAMDRPVDPVYITVEVEEVPKKKITKEYGFEYPEDK; this is translated from the coding sequence ATGAAAGTACATTTCTTCGGACTGGCCTTATTGCTGTCCTTGCTGATTTCCTGTTCATCCCAAAAGGATTCACTCATTAAAATCCATACCAGGCACGGAGATATCTATGCGATTCTTTATGATGAAACGCCAAAGCATAAGGAAAACTTTATCAAACTTGCTGAATCCGGGCGGTTTGACAGCACGGAATTTCACCGTGTCATCGATAACTTCATGATCCAAGGTGGCGATGTCTTTACGAAGGAAGGACTGCCAGAGTCAGCGTGGTATACGATCCCTGCGGAACTTGATAAAGGCTATCTCCATGAGAAAGGAGCTATTGCTGCTGCTCGTCAATCCGATAATGTCAATCCGGAAAAGCGATCCAGTGGATGTCAGTTTTATATTGTGGAAGGAAGAACATACACCGAGGAAGAGCTGACCACGGATGTCAAGAAACTCCAAAGACAGTTTATGAAATTTATTTCCCTTGAAAGTCAGCGCACACTTGCTGAACAGTATGCTAAGCTGTATGAGGAAGGGAAGTATGAAGAGATGACCAAGCTGATGCTGTCTAAGAAAGAGGAAATGGAGGACTTTTTGCACGTCAATTTGTCAAAAAAAATGGATGATGCGTCCAAAGAGACTTTTACAACTGTCGGCGGGACACCGCACTTGGATGAAGGAGGATATACGGTTTTTGGGAAGGTGATCAGGGGAATGGATGTGGTGGAGAAAATCGCTACAGAAAAGACAGCAGCTATGGACAGACCTGTAGATCCCGTGTATATTACCGTGGAAGTGGAAGAAGTACCTAAGAAGAAAATAACAAAAGAATATGGCTTTGAATACCCAGAAGATAAATAA
- a CDS encoding ATP-dependent zinc protease family protein, whose product MKKHVIGRREKISLPDWGLVMISAKVDTGAYTNSIHCEWVEEKEVEGARVLEFKVLSPKHRLYTGKVIRTKRYTQKKVKNSFGNAELRYKVTTKVLMFDEVSDVEFTLSDRSKMRNALLLGRKMLRGRFIVDVDQTNLSKKYKVAK is encoded by the coding sequence ATGAAAAAGCATGTTATCGGTCGAAGAGAAAAGATCAGCCTGCCTGATTGGGGGCTGGTTATGATTTCTGCAAAAGTGGATACAGGTGCCTATACCAACTCGATCCACTGTGAGTGGGTGGAGGAAAAAGAGGTGGAAGGAGCACGTGTCCTGGAGTTTAAGGTTTTGTCACCCAAACATCGGCTTTATACTGGAAAGGTAATCCGCACCAAGAGGTACACACAGAAGAAGGTGAAAAATTCCTTTGGGAATGCGGAACTCAGGTACAAGGTCACCACCAAGGTGCTGATGTTTGATGAGGTTTCTGACGTGGAATTTACGCTATCAGACCGATCAAAAATGAGAAATGCCCTACTGCTCGGCAGGAAGATGCTCCGTGGCAGATTTATAGTAGATGTAGACCAAACAAACTTATCCAAAAAATATAAAGTAGCTAAGTAA
- a CDS encoding DNA polymerase III subunit produces the protein MLFSSIPGLQETKERLIQAINNNHLAHALLFHGPEGAANLKMALALATYVNCEDKGAEDACGVCSSCQKMAKLVHPDLSFTFPVPGSLIKEDDDKNRKVDILAPWREFVLTRPYSSLQDWIYHNGFEKKQLNISKAAAKQIIQTVSLKSFEGGYKTILVWMPELMHTSAANALLKVLEEPPEKTLFLMVAHQPEQLLTTILSRTQKVLVRAFSDEEVKEHLINEGLCSREGALQVAPLANGNMREAYRLVDQVIDENTAKFRDWMRICFTLDINSIMSLAEGFQGADKEGQKALFLTGLNILRESLLKRSQLEELMRTAPADREFVENFSLKALTEEKILNIYRLLNTAHYHLERNANAKILFADLSFDMAKVLRKKETA, from the coding sequence ATGTTATTTTCGTCCATACCAGGCTTACAGGAGACCAAGGAGCGCCTCATTCAGGCCATTAACAATAATCACCTCGCCCATGCGCTGTTGTTCCATGGTCCAGAGGGAGCTGCCAATCTTAAGATGGCGTTGGCCCTGGCGACTTATGTAAACTGTGAAGATAAAGGTGCAGAAGATGCCTGTGGAGTTTGTAGCTCGTGCCAAAAAATGGCAAAACTCGTCCATCCGGACCTAAGTTTTACTTTTCCGGTTCCGGGAAGCCTGATCAAGGAAGACGATGATAAAAACAGGAAGGTGGACATTTTGGCACCATGGAGGGAGTTTGTGCTCACAAGGCCTTACAGCAGCCTTCAAGATTGGATTTATCATAATGGTTTTGAAAAGAAGCAGTTGAACATATCTAAGGCCGCGGCCAAGCAAATCATCCAGACGGTATCATTAAAGTCCTTCGAAGGGGGCTACAAGACTATTTTGGTGTGGATGCCAGAGCTTATGCATACTTCGGCCGCCAATGCGCTGCTGAAAGTATTGGAAGAGCCGCCAGAGAAGACCCTTTTTCTCATGGTAGCCCACCAGCCCGAGCAGCTGCTGACCACTATTCTTTCCCGTACCCAAAAGGTTCTTGTCAGGGCTTTTTCCGATGAAGAAGTCAAGGAGCATTTGATCAACGAGGGCCTTTGTTCCCGTGAGGGAGCCCTACAGGTGGCGCCACTTGCCAATGGCAATATGAGGGAGGCCTATCGGTTGGTAGACCAAGTAATCGATGAAAATACGGCAAAATTTAGGGATTGGATGAGAATTTGCTTTACATTGGATATCAATAGTATTATGTCACTGGCGGAAGGTTTTCAAGGGGCTGACAAGGAAGGGCAAAAAGCGTTGTTCCTTACCGGCCTCAATATCCTCAGAGAGAGTCTGCTAAAGAGAAGCCAGCTGGAAGAGCTGATGAGGACAGCACCTGCTGACAGGGAGTTTGTGGAAAATTTCAGCCTTAAAGCTCTGACAGAGGAAAAAATCCTCAACATCTACCGATTATTAAATACCGCGCATTACCATTTAGAAAGAAACGCCAACGCCAAAATATTGTTTGCAGACCTTTCTTTTGACATGGCCAAAGTACTTCGCAAAAAAGAAACCGCATGA
- a CDS encoding YifB family Mg chelatase-like AAA ATPase, with amino-acid sequence MVTKTYGSTVSGVDAILITIEVNVGQGTSFYMVGLPDSAVKESQQRVESALKYFGYRMPRQKVVINLAPADIRKEGSAYDLPIAMGILKASEQVEFAELDEYVIMGELSLDGQLRPIKGVLPIAIEARKNGFKGIILPQPNAAEASIVNNLDVIGVEDLAQAIGFLEGELEITPLVTDTRDIFYNSLEDYEFDFADVQGQENIKRAMEIAATGGHNVIMVGPPGAGKTMLAKRLPSILPPLTLQEALETTKIHSVAGRLGREASLIAQRPFRSPHHTISDVALVGGGGNPQPGEISLAHNGVLFLDELPEFKRTVLEVMRQPLEERRVSISRARISVDYPANFMLISSMNPCPCGYYNHPEKECVCGPGVVQRYLNKVSGPLLDRIDLHVEVTPVKFDEMTSTRKAEKSNVIRDRVVRGRDRQVERFKEHKDIYCNAMMPSHLVKEVCKINEAGKTLLKTAMERLGLSARAYDRILKVARTIADLSDSENIKVEHLAEAIQYRSLDREGWAG; translated from the coding sequence ATGGTAACAAAGACGTATGGTAGTACGGTTTCTGGAGTAGATGCCATATTGATTACGATAGAGGTAAACGTAGGACAGGGCACAAGTTTTTATATGGTAGGCCTTCCTGATAGTGCTGTAAAGGAAAGTCAGCAGCGGGTAGAATCTGCTTTGAAGTATTTTGGGTACCGAATGCCGCGCCAAAAGGTAGTCATTAACTTAGCTCCCGCAGACATACGTAAGGAAGGATCTGCTTATGACCTGCCCATTGCTATGGGAATACTAAAAGCCTCCGAACAAGTGGAGTTTGCCGAACTTGATGAATATGTCATCATGGGTGAACTATCCCTTGACGGCCAATTGCGCCCCATCAAAGGTGTGTTACCCATCGCCATAGAAGCAAGAAAAAATGGATTCAAAGGTATCATTTTACCTCAACCCAATGCTGCAGAAGCCTCTATCGTCAACAACTTGGACGTGATCGGAGTAGAAGATTTAGCGCAGGCCATTGGCTTTCTGGAAGGCGAACTGGAAATCACCCCTTTGGTCACCGATACCAGGGATATTTTTTATAATTCCCTAGAGGATTATGAATTTGATTTTGCGGATGTACAAGGCCAAGAAAACATCAAAAGGGCTATGGAAATCGCTGCTACCGGAGGACATAATGTCATCATGGTGGGGCCTCCCGGAGCAGGCAAGACCATGTTGGCCAAGCGGCTGCCTTCCATCCTTCCTCCACTCACCCTTCAGGAAGCACTCGAAACCACCAAAATCCACTCGGTGGCAGGAAGGCTGGGAAGAGAAGCATCACTGATTGCCCAGCGCCCCTTTCGTTCTCCCCACCATACCATCAGCGATGTAGCCTTGGTCGGTGGCGGAGGTAATCCTCAGCCTGGAGAGATATCCTTGGCACATAATGGTGTCTTGTTTTTAGACGAATTGCCTGAATTTAAGCGCACAGTCCTGGAAGTCATGCGCCAGCCACTGGAAGAAAGAAGAGTTTCGATCAGTAGAGCACGGATTTCCGTGGACTACCCTGCCAACTTCATGCTGATCTCCAGCATGAATCCATGCCCTTGTGGCTACTATAATCATCCAGAAAAAGAGTGTGTCTGCGGCCCAGGGGTAGTACAGCGCTATCTGAACAAAGTGAGTGGCCCTCTACTCGATCGAATTGACCTTCATGTGGAAGTTACCCCTGTAAAATTTGACGAAATGACCTCTACCCGAAAAGCAGAAAAAAGTAACGTAATCCGTGACCGTGTAGTCCGTGGCAGAGATCGGCAAGTAGAGCGATTTAAGGAGCACAAAGACATCTATTGCAACGCCATGATGCCTTCGCATTTGGTCAAGGAAGTTTGCAAAATAAATGAAGCAGGAAAAACGCTGTTGAAAACCGCCATGGAAAGGCTAGGACTCTCCGCCAGGGCTTATGACAGGATCCTAAAAGTGGCCAGAACAATTGCCGACTTGTCCGATTCCGAAAATATCAAAGTCGAGCATTTGGCAGAAGCCATCCAATACCGCAGCTTAGACAGGGAAGGCTGGGCCGGCTGA
- a CDS encoding trans-sulfuration enzyme family protein, with translation MKFETLAIHGGEEITGPHRPVVQPITLSTTFEHHEGSLIYSRANNPNRMALEKLLAELEMGEAAAAFSSGNAAGMAVFQALPLGSHIVAPSDMYHGLKKQLVELFKDRLEVTFTDLSDPENFEKALQPNTKLLWIETPSNPMLKISDIKALCAIAKENEVMVVSDNTFATPVFQNPLELGADVVMHSATKYFGGHSDILGGALITKVVDEFWKEVVNVQQTGGAVLSPFDCYMLIRSIKTLAYRMRGHAEHAGMIASFLDQHQKVERVFYPGLTDHPGHEVAKRQMTGFGGILSFLVKGDPDDADKLISNLKYYTNATSLGGVESLIERRAAVEGPDTKTPQNLIRLSVGLEHLDDLLSDLDQAFQKIG, from the coding sequence ATGAAATTTGAAACATTAGCAATACACGGAGGAGAGGAGATCACAGGGCCGCACAGGCCGGTGGTACAGCCCATTACCCTGTCCACTACTTTTGAGCATCATGAGGGTTCGCTGATCTATTCCCGCGCCAACAATCCCAATCGGATGGCACTCGAAAAGTTATTGGCTGAACTGGAAATGGGAGAAGCAGCAGCAGCTTTTTCTTCCGGGAATGCAGCTGGAATGGCGGTTTTTCAGGCATTGCCACTAGGAAGTCACATCGTGGCTCCGTCTGACATGTACCATGGACTTAAAAAGCAACTGGTGGAACTGTTTAAGGATAGGCTGGAGGTGACATTTACGGACCTGAGTGATCCGGAAAACTTTGAGAAGGCCTTGCAGCCAAATACCAAGCTGTTGTGGATCGAAACCCCTTCCAATCCTATGCTGAAGATCAGTGACATCAAAGCGCTCTGTGCCATTGCCAAAGAAAACGAGGTAATGGTGGTCAGTGATAATACCTTTGCGACGCCGGTGTTTCAGAACCCACTGGAATTGGGAGCTGATGTGGTCATGCACAGTGCTACCAAATATTTTGGAGGCCACAGTGATATTCTCGGTGGTGCTTTGATCACCAAAGTGGTGGATGAATTCTGGAAGGAAGTGGTAAATGTCCAACAAACAGGAGGGGCCGTATTGTCTCCATTTGATTGCTATATGCTGATTCGAAGCATCAAAACCCTTGCGTATAGGATGAGGGGACATGCCGAACATGCTGGCATGATTGCCTCGTTTTTGGACCAGCACCAAAAAGTGGAGCGGGTTTTTTACCCAGGGTTGACAGATCATCCCGGTCATGAGGTGGCAAAAAGACAAATGACTGGTTTTGGCGGTATTCTTTCTTTCCTGGTGAAAGGCGATCCTGATGATGCCGATAAATTAATATCAAATCTAAAATATTACACTAATGCTACAAGCCTTGGTGGGGTAGAAAGTCTCATCGAAAGAAGAGCTGCTGTGGAAGGTCCAGATACCAAAACACCTCAAAATCTGATTCGGCTTTCCGTAGGTTTGGAGCATCTGGATGACTTGCTCTCGGACCTGGATCAAGCTTTTCAAAAAATAGGCTAA
- a CDS encoding GlmU family protein, translating into MEQVTLFDDPAYRGSLLPFTFTRPVAEIRVGILKIREKWEKYLDATAGFMTLDYLQEKFPPLANSRWFINGGLCPDHGVVTAIKTLEKGQCLYKDSVLLAAFPEDPSSFSIDTAKEKGAVKSYEGEITLVHRNWHIFQFNALELRKDFVLLTTNRTSVGINDPHTIAYHPEMIFVEEGANIKAAVLNAEDGPIYIGKNAEVQEGALIRGPFALCEGSTVNMGAKMRGDSTIGPFSKVGGEVSNSVIFGYSNKGHDGFIGNTVIGEWCNFGADTNISNLKNNYAPVKVWDYTKGNFVNTGLQFCGLMMGDHSKTGINTMFNTGTVVGVGANVFGAGFPRTFIPSFSWGGEDRSTFQMDKFEETARKVMERRGVAFDQKEKSVLDKVFDLTKAYRIWDKEV; encoded by the coding sequence ATGGAGCAAGTTACACTATTTGATGACCCTGCTTATAGAGGGTCGTTGTTACCGTTTACTTTTACACGTCCAGTAGCTGAGATCAGGGTGGGCATCTTGAAGATCCGTGAGAAATGGGAGAAATATCTGGATGCTACAGCCGGTTTTATGACACTGGATTACCTACAGGAAAAATTTCCTCCATTAGCGAATAGTAGGTGGTTCATCAATGGAGGGCTCTGTCCTGACCATGGAGTGGTCACAGCCATCAAAACCTTGGAAAAGGGGCAGTGTCTCTATAAAGACAGCGTTCTACTGGCGGCCTTTCCAGAAGATCCTTCTTCCTTCAGTATTGATACTGCCAAAGAAAAGGGGGCGGTTAAGTCTTATGAGGGTGAAATCACCCTGGTCCACCGTAATTGGCACATATTTCAATTTAATGCCCTGGAGCTGCGGAAGGATTTTGTCCTGCTCACCACTAATCGCACTTCAGTGGGGATCAATGATCCCCATACGATCGCTTACCATCCAGAGATGATTTTTGTGGAGGAAGGGGCGAATATCAAGGCAGCAGTGCTCAATGCTGAAGATGGTCCAATTTATATAGGCAAAAATGCCGAGGTGCAAGAGGGGGCGTTGATCAGAGGGCCTTTTGCATTGTGTGAGGGGTCGACCGTGAACATGGGCGCAAAAATGCGCGGGGACAGCACCATTGGTCCATTCTCCAAAGTAGGAGGTGAAGTGTCCAATTCCGTGATTTTTGGTTATAGCAACAAAGGGCATGACGGCTTTATCGGCAATACGGTGATAGGGGAATGGTGCAATTTCGGCGCTGATACCAATATTTCCAACCTGAAAAACAATTACGCTCCTGTCAAGGTATGGGATTATACCAAAGGCAATTTTGTCAATACTGGATTGCAGTTTTGTGGCCTAATGATGGGGGATCATTCGAAGACCGGTATCAATACCATGTTTAACACCGGTACAGTGGTGGGCGTAGGTGCCAATGTGTTTGGTGCTGGTTTTCCAAGGACGTTTATCCCGTCCTTTTCATGGGGAGGAGAGGACAGAAGTACTTTTCAGATGGATAAATTTGAGGAGACTGCAAGGAAAGTGATGGAGAGAAGGGGGGTGGCATTTGACCAAAAAGAAAAATCCGTTTTGGATAAAGTGTTTGATTTGACCAAAGCATATCGCATTTGGGATAAAGAAGTATAA
- a CDS encoding RNA polymerase sigma factor, with protein MKSIFEKDLIERCTKHDRKAQFELFERYKVALYSSIFRILNEEDLAHDALQEAFIEIFKGIKKFRGECTLGFWMKRIAIRKAIKLAKSRMLFTSLDQVAELPDHAPLDGWIDGQLLDMAIRELPAGCRSVFLLIEVEGFKHAECSHLLSISESTSKSQLSYAKKLLRGKLNELMKA; from the coding sequence ATGAAATCAATTTTTGAGAAAGATCTAATCGAGCGATGTACCAAGCATGATCGAAAAGCCCAGTTTGAGCTTTTCGAACGGTACAAGGTAGCCCTGTATTCTTCTATTTTCAGGATCCTGAACGAAGAAGATTTGGCTCATGATGCCCTGCAAGAGGCATTTATTGAAATTTTCAAGGGAATCAAGAAATTCCGGGGAGAATGTACCCTGGGCTTTTGGATGAAGCGGATAGCAATCAGGAAAGCCATAAAACTGGCCAAAAGCCGTATGCTGTTCACATCGCTGGACCAAGTAGCTGAACTACCGGATCATGCTCCCCTTGACGGTTGGATTGACGGACAACTGTTGGATATGGCGATCAGGGAACTGCCGGCGGGATGTAGGAGTGTCTTTTTGTTGATCGAGGTGGAAGGGTTTAAGCACGCCGAATGTTCCCATCTGCTATCCATCTCGGAAAGCACCTCTAAATCCCAGCTTTCTTACGCCAAAAAGCTACTGCGTGGCAAACTAAACGAACTTATGAAGGCATGA